In Muribaculum gordoncarteri, the genomic window CGGAGAAGTGGAATGAGTTTGTCCTCTATCAGTTTTTTAGGTATATAGTCTATCGAACCGAGTTTCATGCTCTCCACGGCAGTATGTACTTCGGCATAGTCGGTCATGATGATGAACGGCTGCATCTTTCCTTCCTTGCGCATCCAACGCAGCATGTCTATACCGTTGCCGTCAGGCAGGCGCAGGTCGGCAACTACTATGTCATTATCCGTTGCCTGTTGCAGATGTTTCTTCGCTGTCGATAGGTGGTAAGCTTTCACGGTATGGTAGCCCTCCCGTGCCAGCAGGTTGCAGACATATTCGCAATACACGATGTTGTCCTCCACCACGATTATTCTGGTCTTATCCATTTTCGTATTTTCTCCTTTCCTCTTTTGCCAGCCGGATTATTTCCGCGCCCTTATTCAATACTGCGGTAACAGCATGGCTTAACTCACTTTCTTCCGGTATAGCCTTTCCATGAAGCAATCCGTAAAGTTCCCTCAGCGGTTGGTCGGCACGGAGTACCTCCCACGAGCTACGCAAGTGGTGTGTCAAGGCATCAAGTTCTTGCAGGTCGTTTCGCGTTGCCGCATCCTGCATCAAGCGCATTTCCTTTTCAGTTTCCGTTATCAGTTTCTCCAGCATGACGGCCTCATTGCCGTATGACAGCAAGGTGGATAAGTCCGGCTTTCCGTCCAGAGTTTCTTTTATGCCGCACTTGTCCGAGACCTCCATCAGCTCCGATATGGAGAACGGCTTGAACAGGCATCCGGCAAAGCCTTTTGCCAAAAGTTCCTCCGCATCGCAACTGCCCGAAGCGGTTGCCACGACCACGGGGATTATCTATGAATTGCCCACGTTGGACGAACGCAGAAGTTCCAGCAACTCGAAACCGTTTATACCGGGCATATTCAAATCTGTCAGCAGCAGATTATATTCTTTCCGGCGTAGCATCTCCATCAGTTCCGCCGCATCGGTGCAAGTATCGCAGTGTATTCCCTCTTGGGCGTACATCTCTTTCTGCATCAGGAGCAACACCTCGTCATTGTCGATGGCGATGACATTGAGGTTTCTGTCTTTTCTGTGAATATACGTCTGTATTACTTGCTCCGGCACATCATCAGCTTTTTGCATCGGTATTTCCACCATGAAACGGCTTCCTTTCCCTTTTTCACTGTTCAGTCTGATTTTTCCATGAAGCATCGTCACGATATTATGAACGATGGCAAGTCCAAGTCCGAAACCGTCCTTTGCGGCGGCATTTGAGAGGCGTTCAAATGCGTCGAACACATGGTGCTGTTCCTCTTCGGTCATGCCCGTACCGGTGTCCTCGACGGTCAGTGTCAACACTCCGTTGGTATAGTCGGAAGTCAGTGACACACCACCTTTCTCTGTGAACTTGATGGCGTTTGACAGCAGGTTGTTACCGATTTGAACTATTCGCTCTTTGTCGGTCAATACAACAGCATCATTCCCGTTCTTCATGGTCAAGGACAGTCCCTTGTTCATGGCAACGGACATGAACTCCGTTTCAAGGATGTGCGTGATTGCTGAAATTCTGCAAGGTTGCATTTTGGGCTGTTCCTTGCCGTTATCCAAGCGGAAGAAGTCCAGCAGAGTGTTGAGCATAGCCCGCATACGGTCGGAGGATTGTTGTATGCTTTGAAGGAAATGCACATTGTTCCCATTGCTGCACTCTTTTTGCAACAGTTCGGCATAGCCTGTTATTGCCGTCAGCGGTGTACGCAACTCGTGGGTAATAGTATATACCGCTTTCTTTCGGGAGGTTATGAGTACCTCATTTTGTTGCACGGACTGTTCCAATTGCCCTATCAAATCCGTTGTCTGGCGTTTGTATCGTTTGATGCTCTTTGCATCATGGTGTATGATGATATAAGAAATGACCAACAGCAAAAGGACAAATCCCATCAAGCCGCCTATCTGCATAAATGATTTTTCACGCATGGCGGTTATCTCGGCTTCCCTGCTTTGTAAATCAGATTGTACCTTCTTTTCGATTTGGCAAATCAATCCTCGCAGTTGTCTGTTAAGTTCGGCATTACGAGCCGCAAGACTGTCGGCTTGTTCCGACAACCGACGGCTTTGTGCTTTCTGTTCGCTGACCATGTTTCTATCGGGAGAACGAAGCGTAGTCGTTGTTGTCAATGGCTTCGTTTTCTCTTTTTTACCGAATATGCCCAAGAATCCTTTGCGCTTCGGTTTCTTGGGCTGTTCCTGCACAATCTTCTGCACAATCACCGGTTCTTGGCTGGCTATCTTCCTGTTGATGGATTGTTGCTCATCCATTAACCGGACAATCTGGAATATCTGCCGTTCCTTATACTCCAAAAGACTGCGCACGCTGTCAACACGCTCAATTTTGTGAGTTACATTGAAACTGCATAATATACTGTCCAATGCAATACGTTGGGCATGGTAATTCTCCAAATCTGTTTCGTCCCAATCCAATATAGTTTCTCCCAACAAAGAGAACTCTATCAGTCGGATATGAATACGGTTTACATCCTTCCTGAATTCATTTATACGTCGATTGCCAACCTCCAATGCTTCCACTTCCTGCCATTCATGATGCCAAGTGTAGGCAATACATCCGATTAACAATGCAATAAGTGTATAGCCGAAAGCGACCGCTTTCTGAAGATGTTTCACTGTATGTTTACATCTATGATATTGACAGAAAAAAATTAATTATTTTGTTTTTCCAATTTTTGCAAATCCATTTGCATAGTTTCCTATAATATTGTGATTATCATCACAAATATATCCATTGAAGTAATATCCTATGAGTATTTTATTTTCGGTGAAAATATAGCCATTGGAATAGTTTCCAATCATTTTACCCTGGGTGTTAAATACATATCCATTTCGATAGGTAATCAGAGAAGTTTTATATGAGCATGAGTATAAGCATAAAACACTCAGAGTTAGCAACAATGTCCTCATATCATTTTTGAATTAGTATCTGAATCTTGATGTATCTATTCCTTTTATCTCCTTTTTCTTATATCCGCCAAAACAATAACTGAAATGCAAAGTAAATGAACGTGAATAAAATCCGCTGTTCATATCCAAGTGTTGCCCCTTAAAGCGGACTTTTGTTGCAGGCATTCCTGTATCAAATATGTCATTGCAACGGGCTGATAAACTCAATTTGTCATTTGCAAAATTCCATTTTAATCCGGCAGTGAGATTAAAAATAGATTCTATATCAAATGTCCCTTGTATGACAGGAGTCTGTACATTCCCTATCAACTCGAAAGATAAATTCTTGTTTACTTTAAACGTGTTATCCAATGTGCCGCTAAATACCCATTTCCTCCGATTGAAAGGAATGTCGAAAAAATCATCACAGCGTTGGTGCATTTGCATTCCGACTAAGGAGAATCGGGAATCCAGCCAGTTTCCTGCTTTAAAGGGTACTATGATATTTGCTCCCCATAGCTGCATATAGTTCCAGTTTGTATTTTTATAGATCAGTGCCAGCCTGTCGGTAGATTGATAGGCGGCTTGTGTGAAATAATCCGATGTATGCGTGAAAAACAGACTGAAAATATACTTCTTCATGAAGATATAACTTCCATTCAGATTATAATTCGTCATCGGCTTCAAATTCGGTGTACCCCACAATTCTGTATATCCATTAAGATAACTGACGGAAGACTGCATATCCCAATAACTTGGATAGGTTTTATCCGTAGATAATGACAATTGAAACAGATGTTCCGGTGTTTTAAAATAGGTCAATGATGCTTGTGGAAAGACTGCCCATTTATGATAATTGCCAATCGTATAATACTCTCCTGTAGCAGAAACGGATAAAGATGTACCTGTTGCATAGTTTTTGCTCAACGACACATAAAAACTGGCAGTTTGTTCTCTCAGATTGGAATATGTATTTTGTGTTTGAATGTCACCTGTCACTTTATCGTAAGTTTGGAAATCAAGATCTTTGGCAAATCGATAGGAAACTCCATAACCCAAATTCCATCCTTTGGATAAAGAGTGTTTCCCGTCTACATAAATAGAATAGCGGTCTATCTTTTGTCCGCCAACCATAGAGAAACTACTCTGATTTCCATTTTGATAATCAGTATGTAAACATTGATTATTATTGGAAGTATAATAGGTATAGTCACCTCCTATTTCAAGACCGAATCCTGAATGATATTGCAATGTGACATTGTGCATTTGATTGTCAATATATTTATCAACATTACCGGTTTGGTAATTGCCTGATGTCCGGCTGTTATTATATTGGTCAGGGGTATAACTACCTGTGTAGGCAATATTGATATTGTTTTTATCGTTGAAATTATATTCAAAAGCGGCTCTAAGGTCATGCTTCCAATACTTGCTGCGCAACTGTTCATTTTGTGTGATAGAATGGAGTTCTTCTTTTAGCGTATGCTTGGAATCAAGGTCTATGTACTCCATTTTTTTTACGTTATTTACTCCATACATTACATCAAAAGCCATTTTAGGAGTTGACAACCGAAAGTTCCCGTTCATTCCCCCGTCATTGAAGTATTGGTTTTTATAGTCAGCACTTATCTCACCCTGAAAAGAGTAGTCGTTTGAACGCTTTAAAACAACATTAATAGCCGCGCCCCGTACATGATATTCAGGAGGCGCACTGTACATCACTTCCACTTTTTCCACACGATTAACCGGAGTATTGCGCAAAATCGTTTCAAGTTGTCCGGCATCCATTGTTGTTGGTTTGCCATTTAGAATAATCGTCAGTTTCCCGGCTCCTGCCAAAGTCAGTATTCCTCTCTCTTCTTGTACTCCCGGTATCTTTGTCAATGCTTCATAAGCATTGTTTACAAGTTGATTTTGGGTAAGGACAGCAAGATTATACCCTAAAAGTCCATTCTTCACTTTAACAAAAGGACGTTCTGCCTTTATAATAATTTCATCCAAAGCATAGTCTTTAGGTTGAAGTTGAATAGTTCCGACATCATTTCCCTTACCTGCCATTTGTTTGGTTTCATATAAAATGTGTTGTATTATCAAACGGTATTCTTCCTGTTGGCTATTAAAAACGAATATACCGTCAGTATTAGAGATGGATGCGGCTATATAGGTCGAATCCATCGCTTGCAGAATAATAGTCGCTCCGTCTATCGGTAGTTGTTCGGCATCTATTATTTTACCGCTAATCATTTGCCCATAAACAGTCGTTTGGGAGCAAACGAACGATAGGAAGAAAAATGTAAGTACTTTAATTTTGCGTAACTGCATCATACGAATTCAGTTGATTACAAGAAATCTATCAATCCAATATGTATTTCGGAATGGATACAAAGCTTATTATTCCTCTTATTCGATAGTCTGTATCAGGAACGGTCAATATCATAGTCATATCTATGGGAGCAGGTGATTTGGTCAAAGCATTGTTTATAAGCCTTTCCCAATCGACGCCTAAGTAGGCTTGAATGACTTGTAGCACGTACGAAGAACTGGCTTCTTCGCCATACAGTTCTATTTGGAAATCATAGAACTTCGACGCAGTAGTTCCAGCATCAGCGGGATTGTGTTTGTATAAGCGTAAGTTGGGAATAGCGTATTTAGTGGGTGCCGCACCTGTGTCGGCATTCTGCGTGATGAAGAACTCGTAACCGCTGTCTTTTAGTATAGGCTTGTTATATATGTTATCTTGGTCGAACAGATAGTAGTCCTGAGCTTGATTGTTCACTAAAAAGAGTGTGGTGCCTGCCGGCAATATCGGGTAGTTGCTGTCATTGATAACGTATGCAAGGTAGCAATCTGTTACTTTCACTTCAATAGTTTCTTTATCTCCTGTCACATTGTCTATAATGGACAGCATGGTACTTCCTTTCTGTTTTCCGAACAAAGAGACAACACCTCCCGGCTTGTCTGCATATAACTTGCCATTATAAGTGGCTTGCAAAATATTTTCATCTTCTATCGCCAAACTAATATCCCCACTACCATTTGTTATGTAGATGCTGTTAGTTTCTTGTCCTAATCTTACCTCATAGTAAGTATCTCCAAGACAGAACGGAGTAATCGCTTCATTTTCGTTATTATCATCACTGCAACTTGTCAGTGACCATATGCTTAGCAGCAATGCTATATGCCAGAATTTAAGTTGGTTCATATTACTTTTTTTGGTTGTTATAATCAGTGCAAAGTTACGGGCATTAAACGAAACAACTCTCAAACTAAGTTGAGAGTTGCACAGAAGGGTATTTTTTCGGAGATGCTATTTCTCTCCAAAAGTAATCTCCTTGCGAATACGGCTAAGATATGTTGGCGTTATTTGCAGATAAGATGCCAATTCTTTAAGTGTGATGTTTTGCAGTATATCAGGGCAACACCTTAATAAATGGATATAATGTTCCTTTGCAGACAGACGATACATATTCAGAAAACTATCGTATGCCTGAATGAAAAATCCGTCCGATATAGCACTATGCAGCTTAGGTTCTTTCTCGAATAGTTCATCCACAATGTTTCGGTTACATACATAAACTTCAGAATCCTTTGCCGCTATAATATCTGCTGCAACAGGAGTATTCATCACCAGACTTGAATAATCACCTATCGGAGTATCACAAAATGAAAATCCGGTAATATGAATATTACCCTCTGAGTCTATCACAGAATACTTGAAATATCCGTGTTTAATGAATCCCCATACACATTTTGTGGTTTCTCCACGATGAAGAAAATATTCACCTTTTTTGTATGAGCGTAACTTACCCTCTTTGGTGCATAGTTCGCGCCAAAAGTTCAAATCAATTTTATCTATATAGAGATTGAATTTATCCATATAATAGTCTGTATGACATCTATTTGCAAAGGTAGTGATTTTATTTCAAACTATCTATAACATAACATGTAAATGAAGCCATTCAGACTACAATTCACTCTAAATGGCTTCTTGGGACTATTAAAATTTTACATTTTCATTCCTATCGGTCGGTTCTCATCCTTGACATACA contains:
- a CDS encoding TonB-dependent receptor domain-containing protein yields the protein MMQLRKIKVLTFFFLSFVCSQTTVYGQMISGKIIDAEQLPIDGATIILQAMDSTYIAASISNTDGIFVFNSQQEEYRLIIQHILYETKQMAGKGNDVGTIQLQPKDYALDEIIIKAERPFVKVKNGLLGYNLAVLTQNQLVNNAYEALTKIPGVQEERGILTLAGAGKLTIILNGKPTTMDAGQLETILRNTPVNRVEKVEVMYSAPPEYHVRGAAINVVLKRSNDYSFQGEISADYKNQYFNDGGMNGNFRLSTPKMAFDVMYGVNNVKKMEYIDLDSKHTLKEELHSITQNEQLRSKYWKHDLRAAFEYNFNDKNNINIAYTGSYTPDQYNNSRTSGNYQTGNVDKYIDNQMHNVTLQYHSGFGLEIGGDYTYYTSNNNQCLHTDYQNGNQSSFSMVGGQKIDRYSIYVDGKHSLSKGWNLGYGVSYRFAKDLDFQTYDKVTGDIQTQNTYSNLREQTASFYVSLSKNYATGTSLSVSATGEYYTIGNYHKWAVFPQASLTYFKTPEHLFQLSLSTDKTYPSYWDMQSSVSYLNGYTELWGTPNLKPMTNYNLNGSYIFMKKYIFSLFFTHTSDYFTQAAYQSTDRLALIYKNTNWNYMQLWGANIIVPFKAGNWLDSRFSLVGMQMHQRCDDFFDIPFNRRKWVFSGTLDNTFKVNKNLSFELIGNVQTPVIQGTFDIESIFNLTAGLKWNFANDKLSLSARCNDIFDTGMPATKVRFKGQHLDMNSGFYSRSFTLHFSYCFGGYKKKEIKGIDTSRFRY
- a CDS encoding Crp/Fnr family transcriptional regulator; the protein is MDKFNLYIDKIDLNFWRELCTKEGKLRSYKKGEYFLHRGETTKCVWGFIKHGYFKYSVIDSEGNIHITGFSFCDTPIGDYSSLVMNTPVAADIIAAKDSEVYVCNRNIVDELFEKEPKLHSAISDGFFIQAYDSFLNMYRLSAKEHYIHLLRCCPDILQNITLKELASYLQITPTYLSRIRKEITFGEK